From a region of the Hymenobacter jejuensis genome:
- a CDS encoding C40 family peptidase: MKNSLLYCLAAASMALSFFFERSPDSHLRNRTNAPIIAEASLLPDFSGGKEHLAASASYRDSLAYHYYSQTLGLNLAYTENKDLLRTVTDWLGTPYRYGSNSKKGTDCSGFVTRVFKEVYGITLQRSSRSMFQNVQRVAKDEVKTGDLVFFRRGPGQPIYHVGIYLKDGKFAHSACNGGVMVSSLNQAYYHRNFYAAGRVETE; encoded by the coding sequence ATGAAAAACAGCCTCCTGTATTGCCTCGCCGCTGCCTCCATGGCCCTTTCCTTTTTCTTTGAAAGAAGCCCCGATTCTCACCTACGCAACCGCACCAACGCCCCAATTATTGCCGAAGCCTCGCTGCTTCCTGATTTCAGCGGCGGCAAAGAACACCTAGCCGCTTCAGCCTCCTACCGCGACTCGCTCGCGTATCATTACTACTCCCAAACCTTGGGCCTGAATCTGGCCTATACCGAGAACAAGGACTTGCTGCGTACCGTAACCGACTGGCTCGGAACTCCTTACCGCTACGGCAGCAACTCCAAAAAGGGTACCGACTGCTCCGGCTTCGTGACCCGCGTCTTCAAAGAAGTATACGGCATTACTCTTCAGCGCAGCTCGCGCTCCATGTTTCAGAACGTGCAGCGCGTCGCGAAGGACGAAGTAAAGACCGGTGACCTAGTGTTTTTCCGTCGCGGTCCGGGCCAGCCCATCTACCACGTTGGCATCTATCTGAAAGACGGCAAGTTCGCGCATTCGGCCTGCAACGGCGGCGTGATGGTTAGCTCCCTTAACCAGGCCTATTACCACCGCAACTTCTACGCAGCCGGCCGCGTTGAAACCGAATAG